The Xanthomonas sp. DAR 34887 genome has a segment encoding these proteins:
- a CDS encoding PAS domain-containing protein — MQGWPQSLRSALSICLSSRFPMVIRWGARMINLYNDAYIPILGMRHPFAFGRAVAEVWPDVWPTVGAQAEQVMATGESTWNEHVPFMMMRNGYSEEVYFTFSYSPLYDDHGGIGGVLCVCTEDTARIKLERERDALLKALDAQRTQMADAFEQSPAALAILRGPDYVVESVNRRYQQLVGPREVVGKPLAEAIPEIQQQGFIRLLDNVRASGLPFTGESMTFNLRRTPHETVSETTLECVYQPMRDAEGKVTGVLVHGIDRTEQARAQAHDSFLLMLEDALQNLGSAEAICETGAELLGRHLQANRCAYAIVDADEDTFEVRADYADGTAHLTGRSRLSDFGSDLLECMRENRPWVVQDSETYSPPPQLDTGGYRRLGMRALLSAPLHKAGRLVAVVGVHQTRPRVWTSAEIELVRLVAARCWESMERAGAQSDLARSEARLRELADAMPQIVFTATPEGDVDYFNRRWYEYTGLPIGDSSYDSWRRVHTEDGLARAMQAWPEAVRTGQPYEIEYPLRRHDGSYRWHLGRALPIRDDGGRIVRWIGTNTDIHDRRVVEQRLQESELRFRNLCDNAPVLIWMANADGDCEYVSRQWYLFTGQTEQEALGSGRMEKIHPDDAAAVGRTLARAAADRRAFTIEYRLRRHDGEYRWCVDTASPRFSSSGQFLGFIGSLLDIAERKRIENATAAERAALEMITTGKPLSAVLEAIARGIEAQSDAGLRCTIMLVDEHRQCLLEGAAPSMPAVFRKMVHRLPIGERSGCCGRAAFLRRQVLCSDVRVDASWQDYLVAAAEADIVACCSTPILASDGQVLGVVALYHPFVHYPTVHEQELARSASHLAGIIIERRETDQRLQQLLAAEQSARGEAERASRMKDEFLATLSHELRTPLNAILGWSRLMQGDAVREKDLNRGLEVIERSAHAQAQIIDDLLDMSAILSGKVRLEATELDLCALLGQAIDAARPSAESKGIDIALTPCSDAPVLPYVGDAVRLHQVLTNLIGNAIKFTPSGGKIAVTLDTSATHLRVTVSDSGVGIDPLFLPHVFDRFRQADASSTRSAGGLGLGLAIAKQLTEMHHGQLSVSSEGVGMGTTFTLLLPRNDPQRLDPARRTGGAANAVASLQRGAIRLDGMRVLVVDDDMDSRGVTQRFLQEAGAVVEAAVSADDAESLLRERPYDLLVSDVGMPRRDGHSLIRSVRARGAGAASRIPAIALTAYVRGEDRSLALDAGFNAHLGKPVDPVKLIALAASLTQPLSATEQDPNAQAEPA, encoded by the coding sequence ATGCAGGGATGGCCGCAGAGTCTGCGTTCGGCGCTTTCGATCTGCCTGAGTTCGCGCTTCCCGATGGTGATCCGCTGGGGCGCGCGGATGATCAACCTCTACAACGACGCCTATATTCCGATCCTGGGGATGCGCCACCCCTTCGCCTTCGGGCGCGCGGTGGCCGAGGTGTGGCCCGATGTGTGGCCGACGGTGGGCGCGCAGGCCGAACAGGTCATGGCCACCGGCGAATCGACCTGGAACGAGCACGTTCCGTTCATGATGATGCGCAACGGCTACAGCGAAGAGGTGTATTTCACCTTTTCCTACAGCCCGCTGTACGACGACCACGGCGGCATCGGCGGCGTGCTGTGCGTCTGCACCGAGGACACCGCCCGGATCAAGCTGGAACGCGAGCGCGACGCGCTGCTGAAGGCGCTGGATGCGCAGCGCACGCAGATGGCCGACGCGTTCGAGCAGTCGCCGGCGGCGTTGGCGATCCTGCGCGGTCCGGATTATGTGGTCGAGAGCGTCAACCGGCGCTACCAGCAACTGGTCGGGCCGCGCGAGGTGGTCGGCAAGCCGCTGGCCGAGGCGATCCCGGAGATCCAGCAGCAGGGATTCATCCGCCTGCTCGACAACGTCCGCGCCAGCGGCCTGCCCTTCACCGGCGAGTCGATGACCTTCAACCTGCGTCGCACGCCGCACGAAACGGTTTCGGAGACCACGCTGGAATGCGTGTACCAGCCGATGCGCGACGCCGAAGGCAAGGTCACCGGGGTCCTGGTCCACGGCATCGACCGCACCGAGCAGGCGCGCGCCCAGGCCCACGACAGCTTCCTGCTGATGCTCGAGGACGCGCTGCAGAACCTCGGCAGTGCCGAAGCCATCTGCGAGACCGGCGCCGAACTGCTGGGCCGGCATCTGCAGGCGAACCGCTGCGCGTACGCGATCGTCGATGCCGACGAAGATACCTTCGAAGTACGCGCCGACTATGCCGACGGCACCGCGCATCTGACCGGGCGCTCGCGCCTCAGCGATTTCGGCAGCGACCTGCTGGAATGCATGCGCGAGAACCGACCCTGGGTGGTGCAGGACAGCGAGACCTATTCGCCGCCGCCGCAGCTGGACACCGGCGGCTACCGGCGCCTGGGCATGCGCGCGTTGCTGAGCGCGCCCTTGCACAAGGCCGGCCGCCTGGTCGCCGTGGTCGGCGTGCACCAGACGCGGCCGCGGGTATGGACCTCGGCGGAAATCGAACTGGTGCGCCTGGTCGCGGCGCGCTGCTGGGAGTCGATGGAGCGTGCCGGCGCGCAGTCCGACCTGGCGCGCAGCGAGGCGCGCCTGCGCGAACTGGCCGATGCGATGCCGCAGATCGTGTTCACCGCCACGCCCGAGGGCGACGTCGACTATTTCAACCGGCGCTGGTACGAATACACCGGCCTGCCGATCGGTGACTCCAGCTACGACAGCTGGCGCAGGGTGCATACCGAGGACGGCCTGGCCCGGGCGATGCAGGCCTGGCCGGAGGCCGTGCGCACCGGCCAGCCCTACGAAATCGAATACCCGCTGCGCCGCCACGACGGCAGCTATCGCTGGCATCTGGGCCGCGCGCTGCCGATCCGCGACGACGGCGGCCGGATCGTGCGCTGGATCGGCACCAATACCGACATCCACGATCGTCGCGTGGTCGAGCAACGCCTGCAGGAAAGCGAACTGCGCTTCCGCAACCTGTGCGACAACGCGCCGGTGCTGATCTGGATGGCCAACGCCGATGGCGATTGCGAATACGTCAGCCGCCAGTGGTATCTGTTCACCGGGCAGACCGAACAGGAGGCGCTGGGGTCGGGCCGGATGGAGAAGATCCACCCCGACGACGCCGCGGCGGTCGGACGCACGCTGGCCCGCGCCGCCGCCGACCGCCGCGCCTTCACCATCGAATACCGGCTGCGCCGCCACGACGGCGAGTACCGCTGGTGCGTGGACACCGCCTCGCCGCGCTTCAGCTCGTCGGGCCAGTTCCTGGGCTTCATCGGCTCGCTGCTGGACATCGCCGAGCGCAAGCGCATCGAGAACGCCACCGCCGCCGAGCGTGCGGCGTTGGAGATGATCACCACCGGCAAGCCGCTGAGTGCGGTGCTCGAAGCGATCGCGCGCGGCATCGAGGCGCAGAGCGACGCGGGCCTGCGTTGCACCATCATGCTGGTCGACGAACACCGCCAGTGCCTGCTGGAAGGCGCCGCGCCGAGCATGCCCGCGGTGTTCCGCAAGATGGTGCATCGCTTGCCGATCGGCGAACGCAGCGGCTGTTGCGGTCGCGCCGCGTTCCTGCGCCGGCAGGTGCTGTGCAGCGACGTGCGCGTGGACGCGAGCTGGCAGGACTATCTGGTGGCGGCCGCCGAAGCGGACATCGTGGCCTGCTGCTCCACGCCGATCCTGGCCAGCGACGGCCAGGTGCTGGGCGTGGTCGCGCTGTACCACCCGTTCGTGCACTACCCCACCGTGCACGAGCAGGAGCTGGCGCGCTCGGCCTCGCACCTGGCCGGGATCATCATCGAGCGCCGCGAAACCGATCAGCGCCTGCAACAGTTGCTCGCCGCCGAGCAGAGCGCGCGCGGCGAGGCCGAGCGCGCCAGCCGCATGAAGGACGAATTCCTGGCCACGCTGAGCCACGAACTGCGCACCCCGCTCAATGCGATCCTGGGTTGGTCGCGGCTGATGCAGGGCGATGCGGTGCGCGAGAAGGACCTGAACCGGGGCCTGGAAGTGATCGAACGCAGCGCCCATGCGCAGGCGCAGATCATCGACGACCTGCTGGACATGAGCGCCATCCTGTCCGGCAAGGTGCGGCTGGAAGCCACCGAACTGGATCTGTGCGCGCTGCTTGGCCAGGCGATCGATGCGGCGCGGCCCAGTGCCGAGAGCAAAGGCATCGATATCGCCCTGACCCCATGCAGCGACGCGCCCGTGCTGCCCTATGTCGGCGACGCGGTGCGTCTGCATCAGGTGCTGACCAATCTGATCGGCAATGCGATCAAGTTCACCCCCAGCGGGGGCAAGATCGCCGTGACGCTCGACACCAGCGCCACCCATCTGCGGGTCACCGTCAGCGACAGCGGCGTCGGCATCGATCCGTTGTTCTTGCCGCATGTGTTCGACCGCTTCCGCCAGGCCGACGCCAGCAGCACGCGCAGCGCCGGCGGCCTGGGCCTGGGCCTGGCGATCGCCAAGCAATTGACCGAAATGCACCATGGCCAGCTGTCGGTGAGCAGCGAAGGCGTCGGCATGGGCACTACCTTCACCCTGCTGCTGCCGCGCAACGATCCGCAGCGCCTCGACCCGGCACGGCGCACCGGTGGCGCCGCGAACGCCGTTGCCTCGTTGCAGCGCGGCGCGATCCGCTTGGACGGCATGCGCGTGCTGGTCGTCGACGACGACATGGACTCGCGTGGTGTCACCCAGCGTTTTCTGCAGGAAGCCGGTGCCGTGGTCGAGGCCGCGGTGTCCGCCGACGACGCCGAGTCGCTGCTGCGCGAGCGTCCTTACGATCTACTGGTCAGCGACGTGGGCATGCCGCGACGCGACGGCCACAGCCTGATCCGCAGCGTGCGCGCGCGCGGCGCCGGCGCGGCCAGCCGCATTCCGGCGATCGCGCTGACCGCCTACGTGCGCGGCGAGGATCGTTCGCTGGCGCTGGATGCCGGCTTCAACGCGCATCTGGGCAAGCCGGTGGACCCGGTCAAACTGATCGCGCTGGCCGCCTCGCTGACGCAGCCGCTGAGCGCCACCGAACAGGACCCGAACGCGCAAGCCGAACCGGCCTGA
- a CDS encoding response regulator — MNATLLELQLDQAGADVIGPAESVQEALLLIEQERPDRAVLDFRLAAGETSEAVARMLTERAIPFVLATGVAADSLPAGFAAGVVLTKPYLSEQLIKALGDAHAKMTARP; from the coding sequence ATGAATGCCACGCTGCTGGAATTGCAGCTTGACCAAGCCGGTGCCGACGTGATCGGTCCGGCCGAATCGGTGCAGGAAGCGCTTTTGCTGATCGAACAGGAGCGGCCGGATCGTGCGGTGCTCGACTTCCGCCTTGCCGCCGGCGAGACCAGCGAGGCGGTCGCGCGGATGCTGACCGAGCGTGCGATCCCGTTCGTGCTGGCCACCGGCGTCGCGGCCGACTCGCTCCCTGCTGGTTTCGCCGCCGGCGTGGTGCTGACCAAGCCCTATCTGTCGGAACAGCTGATCAAGGCGCTGGGCGATGCTCACGCGAAAATGACCGCCCGCCCTTGA